A single Musa acuminata AAA Group cultivar baxijiao chromosome BXJ2-1, Cavendish_Baxijiao_AAA, whole genome shotgun sequence DNA region contains:
- the LOC103989529 gene encoding uncharacterized protein LOC103989529 yields the protein MTSTVRAHIAGSYVTVTVTCVASTVLAQLPTLRSASGYSKLVVGFDVEWLSSDRNGKAALLQLCSGTQCLIVQLHHLDYVPVSLAGFLADPTVDFVGVGITSDAQKLREDYGWGVHNVVELAPLAAKKYGPNAGQSLVDLSRSVVEISIDKPASVTCSDWTAKHLSHDQIVYAATDAYVSYLIGEKLLAN from the coding sequence ATGACCTCCACAGTGCGAGCTCACATTGCTGGTTCCTATGTGACGGTCACCGTCACATGCGTGGCTTCCACTGTGCTAGCTCAATTACCTACTCTGAGGTCTGCCAGCGGCTACTCTAAGCTTGTCGTAGGCTTTGACGTCGAGTGGCTCTCTTCCGACCGTAATGGCAAGGCCGCACTGCTCCAGCTCTGCAGTGGCACTCAGTGTCTCATCGTTCAGCTGCATCACTTGGACTACGTTCCAGTATCGTTGGCGGGCTTCCTTGCAGACCCAACAGTGGATTTCGTTGGAGTTGGCATCACCTCAGATGCTCAGAAGCTTAGGGAGGACTACGGCTGGGGAGTTCATAACGTGGTGGAGCTTGCTCCTCTTGCTGCAAAGAAGTATGGTCCGAATGCCGGACAAAGTCTGGTGGATCTCTCTCGTTCTGTTGTGGAGATATCTATCGATAAGCCTGCAAGTGTGACTTGCAGTGACTGGACTGCAAAGCATCTGAGCCATGATCAGATTGTTTATGCTGCTACTGATGCTTATGTTTCCTATCTCATTGGTGAGAAGCTGTTGGCCAACTAG